GGCGTAGCCACGCTCGCGCGCGACGACCTCCGTCCAGAGCCGGACACGTTCGTCCCCCTCCGCCTCATGCGCCACAACCGGGATGTGTTTGTTTCCGACCTGAATCTCGGCCCTGGGG
This region of Candidatus Binatia bacterium genomic DNA includes:
- a CDS encoding nitroreductase/quinone reductase family protein, which translates into the protein PRAEIQVGNKHIPVVAHEAEGDERVRLWTEVVARERGYAEYQQRTTRRIPVVVLEPATAR